In a single window of the Zea mays cultivar B73 chromosome 5, Zm-B73-REFERENCE-NAM-5.0, whole genome shotgun sequence genome:
- the LOC100285457 gene encoding peroxidase 16 precursor, translating to MRRLQFLAAAAAAIFLLALPLMATAQPKLRPDYYAGVCPNLESIVRGAVRQSVALSPLAAPATLRLFFHDCAVRGCDASVMLIDPAGGDEWRSPDGVMLKPEGFSTVMSAKAAVDSDPQCRNMVSCADILALAARDSVFLSGGPDYEVELGRFDGRVSSGGSVVVPHGTFDLDQLNAFFSSLGLSQTDMIALSGGHTIGAASCGSFAYRVGADPAMDPALAQQVLARCPGGGPAGFAFLDATTPLRFDNEYYRNLLGGMGILASDQVLYADPRSRGAVERYAADQAAFFGDFAAAMTRLGRVGVRTAADGEIRRDCRFPNPN from the exons ATGAGGCGCCTCCAGTtcctggccgccgccgccgccgccatcttCCTCCTCGCGCTTCCGCTGATGGCGACGGCCCAGCCGAAGCTGAGGCCGGACTACTACGCCGGCGTCTGCCCGAACCTCGAGAGCATTGTCCGCGGCGCCGTGCGGCAGTCCGTGGCGCTCTCGCCGCTCGCCGCCCCGGCCACGCTCCGGCTCTTCTTCCACGACTGCGCGGTCAGG GGCTGCGACGCGTCGGTGATGCTCATCGACCCGGCCGGCGGCGACGAGTGGCGGAGCCCCGACGGCGTGATGCTGAAGCCGGAAGGGTTCAGCACGGTGATGAGCGCCAAGGCGGCGGTGGACAGCGACCCGCAGTGCCGGAACATGGTGTCCTGCGCCGACATCTTGGCCCTCGCCGCCAGGGACTCCGTGTTCCTG AGCGGAGGGCCAGACTACGAAGTGGAGCTGGGCAGGTTCGACGGCAGGGTGTCGAGTGGTGGCAGCGTCGTGGTTCCTCATGGCACGTTCGACCTCGACCAGCTCAACGCCTTCTTCTCCAGCCTCGGTCTCTCCCAGACCGACATGATCGCACTGTCAG GGGGTCACACGATCGGCGCGGCGTCGTGCGGCTCCTTCGCGTACCGGGTGGGCGCGGATCCGGCCATGGACCCGGCGCTCGCGCAGCAGGTCCTGGCGCGCTGCCCGGGGGGCGGGCCAGCCGGGTTCGCGTTCCTGGACGCCACGACGCCGCTGCGGTTCGACAACGAGTACTACCGGAACCTGCTCGGCGGGATGGGGATCCTGGCCTCCGACCAGGTGCTGTACGCCGACCCGAGGTCCCGCGGCGCCGTCGAGCGCTACGCCGCGGACCAGGCCGCCTTCTTCGGGGACTTTGCCGCGGCAATGACGAGGCTCGGCAGGGTCGGGGTCCGCACGGCGGCCGACGGCGAGATACGCCGCGACTGCAGGTTCCCCAACCCCAACTGA